From the genome of Bacillus sp. V2I10:
AGAACGGTGATTTTACCACAATAGCATCGACCATCCGCTTACGTATTTCTACTTTAAGTTGCGTTCCTATTTCAGCATATTCTGCTGATACAAGTGCGAGACCCAAGCTTTTCTTTAAAGACGGTGAATGGGTTCCGGATGTAATAAAACCTATTGCCTCTGCCCCTTCAGAAAACACTTTGTAACCGTGACGAGGAATGCCCCTTCCTGTCATTTCAATTCCAACTATTTTTCTTCTTAATCCTTCTTTTTTTTGTGCTGTAAGTATGTCTTTGCCGATAAAATTACTTTCTTTGTTCGTTTTAACAGCAAAACCGATTCCAGCTTCAAGAGGGCTGATTTCTTTTGTGAGCTCTTGACCATAAAGAGCAAGACGTGCTTCAAAGCGAAGAGTGTCACGTGCACCCAGTCCACACGGCTTTAAACCTGTTCCTTTTCCTGCTTCTAGAAGCTTAATCCAAAGTGCTGGCGCTTTATCCGCTGCTAAATAAAGCTCAAAGCCGTCCTCCCCTGTGTATCCCGTACGGGAAACAAGCACCTCCGTAATGCCATCCAGTTTGACATGTTGAGCAAAGTGGAAAACATGAATTCCCGATAAATTGATATCCGTTAGCTTTTGTAAAATGGCTTCCGCCTTTGGGCCTTGAATAGCAATCTGCGCGATTTCACTTGACATATTATGAAGCGTCACATCTCCTTTTATATGCTGCTTCATCCAGTCGTAATCTTTCTCAATGTTTGCTGCATTAATCACGAGTAAATATTTATCATTTCCCAGCTTGTAGACCAGTAAATCATCAACTGTCCCGCCAAATGGATAACACATCGCGGTATATTGTGCTTGATTGATGCTAAGCTTTGTTACATCGTTTGTGACAAGGTAATTAATAAACCTTTCCGCATCTTTACCTTCAACAAGCACTTCCCCCATATGAGAGACATCAAAAAGTCCTGCTTCCTTTCGGACGGCCTCATGCTCTTCTAAAATGCTTGAAAACTGTACTGGCAGTTCCCATCCTCCAAAATCAATGACTTTTGCGCCGTATTTTTCATATGTTTCAAATAGCGGTGTTCGCTTCAATCCGGTTACAATACTCATGGCTACACCTCCAATTAAGATCTCTTGCTAAATAATTTTTCTTTTACCTTTTTACCTGTTTCTGTCATTGCAAGACCACCAAGTGCTGTTTCTCTAAGTGTTCGAGGCATTTCTTTTCCAATCTTGTACATGGCTTCAATGACTTCATCACATGGAATGCGGCTTTCCACTCCTGCGAGAGATAAATCAGCTGCAGAAAAGGCAATGGATGTACCAATCACATTCCGCTTAATGCAAGGTACTTCAACAAGCCCTGCAACTGGATCACAAACGAGACCTAACAGTGATTTCAAAGCAATTGCTGTTGCATTCACCACTTGTTTTGGGGTGCCGCCTTTTAACTCAACTATGGTCCCTGCCGCCATCGCTGTTGCAGAACCGACCTCTGCTTGGCATCCTCCTGCTGCTCCTGATATAAAGGACCGGTTGGCAATGACATACCCAAGAGCACTTGCTGTAAACAATCCCATGACTAAGTCTCTGTAGGAAGTTCCGTCATTTTTGTGAAGCGAAAACAATACTCCGGGTAAAATACCGGCCGCTCCTGCTGTCGGAGTGGCCACAATGACTCCCATTCTTGCATTGCTTTCAGATGTCGCCAGTGAGAAAGTCATCGCATCGCTTATATAACTTCCTGAAAGTGAGTTACCTTGATTCACGTAATTGTTCATTTTAACGGCATCACCGCCAGAAATACCACTAGGTGCAGCTGAGGCATCTTTTTTACCGCTCTCAACAGCTTCCTGCATTTTAAGTAACCGTTCTTCCATCATGCGGATGATCGTCTCTTGATCTCTCCCCGATTTTTCTATCTCCATCATCAACATGACTTCACCAATCGTTTTCTGGTTTTGTGTACAAAATTCAATCAGCTCGTTCATTGACCGAATTTCCATCATGCACCCTCTAACGACGCTTTTTTCACCACATATGGGTGATAGCGTGCTGCGAGTAGCGAAAAGTCATCGCTAGTGCTTAAACGAATATCAAACATTTTATCGTCAATCATAAAGATTTTGGATAAGCCGCCCCCAAGGGAGGCACCACCTACTTTTACCAGCCATTTCCCTCGTTTCGCCGTAATGACCGTTGTATTCGGATGTTCAAAATAAGGGCAGCTGTCTTCAAACTGAATTTCGTAATATAGTCCATATTCTATAGTTTGCTCAATGGCATATTTAATCCTAGAGTCATCTGTATCCATGCCTAGCAATCCGCCAAGAAGGGCTTTATCTGTTCCGTGACCTTGATAGGTTTCTGCAAATGAATCGTAGAAAACAATGTTCGCCTCTTCCGGGCAACCACCTAATAGTTCATGAATGAACTTCCCAATCGATACAACACCAGCAGTATGAGAACTAGACGGCCCTACCATGATAGGGCCGATAATGTCAAAACAACTTTGAAATTCCATGATGTTTCTCCCCTCTTAGACCGTTATAGGCTGTTGAAACAATGGATATCCGTTACAAATCGCTTTTGTTGTTTCTTTTGCTTTTTCTAACACGACTGTATCTCCTTTACTCTTTAAAACAGCTGCGATCACTTCTCCGATTTTAACCATTTCTTCCTGCTTCATACCGCGTGTCGTTAAAGCTGCTGTTCCCATTCGGATGCCGCTTGTGACAAATGGGTTTTCAGTATCATAGGGAATCGTGTTTTTGTTGACTGTAATACCGGCTGCTTCTAGTAATCTCTCTGCTACTTTTCCAGTTAAATTCCAAGGACGAACGTCTAATAGAACGATATGGTTGTCCGTTCCACCCGAGACAAGAACCGCGCCTTCTTTCCTTAAAGTTGAGCCAAGTATTGCTGCGTTTTCAATGATTTGTTTAGCATAGATCATAAAGCTCGGTTCCAAGGCTTCTTTAAAGGAAACCGCCTTTGCCGCAATAATGTGCATGAGAGGCCCCCCTTGAATCCCTGGGAATACAGCTTTATTTATTTTCTTTATCATGTCTTCATCATTTGTTAAAATGATTCCGCCGCGTGGACCGCGCAATGTTTTGTGCGTGGTGCTTGTCACCACATCTGCATATGGGATGGGCGATGGATGAAGACCTGCTGCCACAAGCCCGGCAATATGTGCCATATCCACCATCAGTTTAGCACCAACTTGATCTGCAATTTCTTTAAAACGTGCAAAATCTATCGTTCTTGGGTAGGCACTTGTCCCCGCAATAATCAATTTTGGTTTTTCTTTTTTCGCGATTGCTTCAAGCTCATCATAATCTATCAAGTGAGTATCTTCTCTCACACCATAAGACACAATATCAAACCACTTCCCAGAGATGCTGACGGGACTTCCATGTGTTAAGTGTCCACCATGTGAAAGATTCATCCCCATCACTTTATCGTTAGGCTGAAGCAGTGCATAAAAAACAGCTAGATTTGCTTGTGCACCTGAGTGCGGCTGTACATTTGCATACTTGGCACCAAAAAGCTTGGTTAGACGTTCAATCGCTTTTTGTTCTGCCACATCCACATATTCGCACCCGCCATAGTAACGCTTCCCAGGATAACCTTCTGCATACTTATTAGTGAGGACAGACCCCATGGCTTCCATTACCTCTTTACTCACGAAGTTTTCTGATGCGATTAATTCTAACGTATTATGTTGTCTTTCTCTTTCACTTTCCATGGCATTATAAATCTCTGAATCATAGTTTTGCAGACTCATTAACATATCCTCCTCTAGTTTTTCTTCTAAGCTCCGTTTTTCCTTTCCTCACACAAAAAAGACAGAGGAAAGGCATGATAAATATCTTGCCTTTCCTCTGTCCTTTTTACCTGAGAGATTACCTTCTGTATGAAAATGTTACAAAAAATTCGGTCTTGTAACAACCTTTCATCAAAAAGATTCCCCTTTGGTGGCTTTTCAGCTCTCTCCAGAGGTGCGTCCAATTGCAGTCTTTTTTACCTGAGAGTTTCTATCCCAAGGTTATTTTGGGACTTGCTCCTTCGGTGCCGAATAGATTACTTCGGTCTCTCCCACAATCATCATCCGCTGTTATTATTTTACTTTATTAGTTGTATATTAACGGACTTTAATAAAAAATTCAATAATTATCTGAAAAAATTTTATTTTCAGAAATTATAACATGAACGATATAGAGCTTTTCTGACACATCATAAATATTCGTTGGACTTTCTTGGGTAACTGCCGTAGAAAACCAATTCTTCAAATTATTCAGCTTGTGGCCCTTACACTGGATTGGTCCTTCAAAAAGGTAGTAAAAAAAGACATCCAATCCTTTTTTCCTTAGAACATTAAGCTTTAAATTTAGGGGGATTAGTATTACCAACTGCACAGGTAACAATGGTTAGTATTCCATTTCCATTAGTCCGGGTATCTATGCTGCTATAGCTCATAAACCAATCGTTTGTTTATTACGTTAACAACAATAACAACAATAACAACATATATAATGATATATATGTTTTAGTATACAATAAAGTTAAAAACAACACAGTTCACATTGTTATTTTGAAACTTAATCTAAATAGGAAAAGTAGAATCTATCAAATGGATAGATTCAATCACCATGGTTATATGGAACAAAATTGTAAAATGGGAAATTCGTTAACCAAAGGGGGAAAGAGTAATAATAATGTATTTCTTTCAGATAAATCATATATGTCGACATATGTATTATCGTATATATCATCAATATAATTGTCTTCATTTTATGGTTAAATGATATGAAATCTAAAAAGTATACTCTAAATAGCTAACAGAGTGGTGTTTTTTAAACCCTGTAAGCAGTAATAAGATCGTTAAGCTTTAAACGGATCAATAAAGTGAGAGATTTTCTCTTCACTGAGATATAAGTAAGTCAATTCATTATTTGATTCCATATTAAGTAAACTGAAAGAATAGTATTTTTTGAGATAAATTAAAAATATTCTTGTTTAAAGACCATAACTGAAGGTTTCAATGAGTTTACACTTTAAATGTAAACTCATTGGTTATATATACCATGAAACTACCAAAACAAAATAATTGAATAGTCTGAAAATCATTAGTATAATAGAAAAAAGGTCAAGGAGTTGGTTTCCTATGGAAAGGAATTTGCTTAACATACCACCACAACCCGAAGTAAACGTCACGGATTCTGAATTTGCTGAAATGGTGTTAAACAAAGCCCTTCGTAATTTCCGAAAAGAGCAAATCCGAAAAGAGATTGACCAGTCATTACAGGATCGAAACAAAGAAGAATTCCTACGATTAACAGAGAAATTGAAAAATATTTCTTAAAATGTTGTATTATTTCGAGATGATTTTGAAATGAACTTAACATAATCAAATGTTATCGGCATACTAAAAAGGATCTTCGTTGAAGATCCTTTTGTGCTGGCTTATTTAATTAATGCACCCTTTAGTTCAACAATCATTATTTCACACCACCGTATAATTATCTTCCAATGTCCTTATTTTTGGTCAGATATTACTCCAAATGTAGAGGCTTTAATATATGTTTGTCCTTGTAATGATCCAGTTGCTCAGATGTCCCAGTTACAACAACTCCAATAATTTCCACATCACTTTTTTTCTCCTCTATAAAAAACTGGATAGCCATGTTCGGCTAATAAATCAATATACAAATTAACATATGTTTTGACATATATTAATTTGTATATGTCAAAAACATTATTAATAATAAATTATTGTTGCTACACTAAATTATATAACTAGTTACTAGTTATATAATGATGAAAAAATTGATACAGGATGAGAATTATGCTCATCCTGTATCAATTTTTGGTTTTAGAGTGGTGGCTTATGGATTGTTCCTTCCTGAAACAACTCTTTTAGCATGTGACGGGCATAACCTTTAGCCTGTCCAAATGTTACTTTTGCGGGTAACGGCGCTTCACTTGCATCCACAATAACATCAATAATACACGGTTTTTTTGCAGATATCGCTTTTTTCAATGCAGGTAGTAAATCCTCTGGGTGTTCTACATGATATCCTATTCCTCCGCAAATATCAGCATAACGGGCAAAATCTGGGTTATGTAAATCGGTACCAAATTCAGCATTGCCCATTACTTCTTGTTCGAATTTAATCATTGCAATTTTATGATTATTAAGAACAATTACTACAAGTGGAAGATTATATTTTACAGCGGTGACAAAGTCATTCATCATCATTTGGAAACCGCCATCCCCACAAATTGCAAATACCTGTTTATCCGGATAAGCGATCTTTCCAGCAATTGCTCCAGGTAAGCCGCATCCTAATGTTGCTAGCCAGCTTGAGATGACAAACTTTTGATTTGTCATGTTGAAATGGCGAGCCATCCATACAGTAACATTCCCTACATCGACAGAAAGAATGGCATCATCATCTGCAACTTTCTGCAGGGCACGAATGACACGCTGAGGTTTAATTGGTATTGAATCGTCTTGTTCCTGCTCATGTAATTTTTGCCGCCACTCTTTTAAATTTGCCTGACATTCATTAAGAAATGAACCATCATTATGATCTTCAACCAAGGTAATGAGGTTGTTTAAAGTTTGATAAGCATCACCTGCTAGTCCAACATCAACGGCATAACGTTTTCCGATCTGAGATGGGTCATTGTCTAAATGAATGGTTTTTGCATTTTTAGGTAGATATCCTGTAAATGGGAAAGATGTGCCAATCATAATTAACGTATCAGCTTCTTCCATTGCCAAAGTTGCTGGTTTGGTGCCAATTAACCCAAGTCCTCCTAAACAAAAAGGATGTTCATCTGGAATAACACCTTTACCGGGTAGACTAAGAACAATTGGCGCTTTCATTTTTTCAGCAAATGTAAGGAGAGATTGACTTGCACCTCTAGCTCCTTTTCCTGCTAAAATAACAGGCCGTTTTGCTTCGTTTAAGATTTCAATAGCTTTCTTTACATCTTTTTCTTGAGGAAGTATGTTGGACTGAACATAAAAAGAACTAGTTAGCCTAGCATGTCGCTCGACTTCAAAATTTGGTATATCATCAGGAATGATAAGAACGGAGACACCTTTTTTATCATAAGCTGTTCTTATTGCCTGATTTACTACCGCTGGGAGTTGTTCCGCTGACATAACCATTTGACTATATACGGCTACATCCTTAAAAAGGTTGGCCAGATCGATTTCCTGAAAGAAATCTGTTCCCATTAAATCTGT
Proteins encoded in this window:
- the gcvT gene encoding glycine cleavage system aminomethyltransferase GcvT — its product is MSIVTGLKRTPLFETYEKYGAKVIDFGGWELPVQFSSILEEHEAVRKEAGLFDVSHMGEVLVEGKDAERFINYLVTNDVTKLSINQAQYTAMCYPFGGTVDDLLVYKLGNDKYLLVINAANIEKDYDWMKQHIKGDVTLHNMSSEIAQIAIQGPKAEAILQKLTDINLSGIHVFHFAQHVKLDGITEVLVSRTGYTGEDGFELYLAADKAPALWIKLLEAGKGTGLKPCGLGARDTLRFEARLALYGQELTKEISPLEAGIGFAVKTNKESNFIGKDILTAQKKEGLRRKIVGIEMTGRGIPRHGYKVFSEGAEAIGFITSGTHSPSLKKSLGLALVSAEYAEIGTQLKVEIRKRMVDAIVVKSPFYKKGY
- the sdaAA gene encoding L-serine ammonia-lyase, iron-sulfur-dependent, subunit alpha translates to MEIRSMNELIEFCTQNQKTIGEVMLMMEIEKSGRDQETIIRMMEERLLKMQEAVESGKKDASAAPSGISGGDAVKMNNYVNQGNSLSGSYISDAMTFSLATSESNARMGVIVATPTAGAAGILPGVLFSLHKNDGTSYRDLVMGLFTASALGYVIANRSFISGAAGGCQAEVGSATAMAAGTIVELKGGTPKQVVNATAIALKSLLGLVCDPVAGLVEVPCIKRNVIGTSIAFSAADLSLAGVESRIPCDEVIEAMYKIGKEMPRTLRETALGGLAMTETGKKVKEKLFSKRS
- a CDS encoding serine dehydratase beta chain; its protein translation is MEFQSCFDIIGPIMVGPSSSHTAGVVSIGKFIHELLGGCPEEANIVFYDSFAETYQGHGTDKALLGGLLGMDTDDSRIKYAIEQTIEYGLYYEIQFEDSCPYFEHPNTTVITAKRGKWLVKVGGASLGGGLSKIFMIDDKMFDIRLSTSDDFSLLAARYHPYVVKKASLEGA
- the glyA gene encoding serine hydroxymethyltransferase → MSLQNYDSEIYNAMESERERQHNTLELIASENFVSKEVMEAMGSVLTNKYAEGYPGKRYYGGCEYVDVAEQKAIERLTKLFGAKYANVQPHSGAQANLAVFYALLQPNDKVMGMNLSHGGHLTHGSPVSISGKWFDIVSYGVREDTHLIDYDELEAIAKKEKPKLIIAGTSAYPRTIDFARFKEIADQVGAKLMVDMAHIAGLVAAGLHPSPIPYADVVTSTTHKTLRGPRGGIILTNDEDMIKKINKAVFPGIQGGPLMHIIAAKAVSFKEALEPSFMIYAKQIIENAAILGSTLRKEGAVLVSGGTDNHIVLLDVRPWNLTGKVAERLLEAAGITVNKNTIPYDTENPFVTSGIRMGTAALTTRGMKQEEMVKIGEVIAAVLKSKGDTVVLEKAKETTKAICNGYPLFQQPITV
- a CDS encoding IDEAL domain-containing protein yields the protein MERNLLNIPPQPEVNVTDSEFAEMVLNKALRNFRKEQIRKEIDQSLQDRNKEEFLRLTEKLKNIS
- a CDS encoding pyruvate oxidase; amino-acid sequence: MFRASAGDYMMDLLIDWGVDHIYGMPGDSINTLIESIRKVKDQINFIQVRHEEAGALAAAAYAKLTGKLGVCMGIAGPGAIHLLNGLYDAKLDKAPVLAIVGQVETDLMGTDFFQEIDLANLFKDVAVYSQMVMSAEQLPAVVNQAIRTAYDKKGVSVLIIPDDIPNFEVERHARLTSSFYVQSNILPQEKDVKKAIEILNEAKRPVILAGKGARGASQSLLTFAEKMKAPIVLSLPGKGVIPDEHPFCLGGLGLIGTKPATLAMEEADTLIMIGTSFPFTGYLPKNAKTIHLDNDPSQIGKRYAVDVGLAGDAYQTLNNLITLVEDHNDGSFLNECQANLKEWRQKLHEQEQDDSIPIKPQRVIRALQKVADDDAILSVDVGNVTVWMARHFNMTNQKFVISSWLATLGCGLPGAIAGKIAYPDKQVFAICGDGGFQMMMNDFVTAVKYNLPLVVIVLNNHKIAMIKFEQEVMGNAEFGTDLHNPDFARYADICGGIGYHVEHPEDLLPALKKAISAKKPCIIDVIVDASEAPLPAKVTFGQAKGYARHMLKELFQEGTIHKPPL